A single Oryctolagus cuniculus chromosome 18, mOryCun1.1, whole genome shotgun sequence DNA region contains:
- the ORYCUNV1R1568 gene encoding vomeronasal 1 receptor oryCunV1R1568 (The RefSeq protein has 4 substitutions compared to this genomic sequence) — MAPRDLAIGMVFLVQTLAGILGNSSLLLHYLILYFTGCKFRLTDLILKHLTVANVLVILSKGVPQTMAALGMKHFLDDTGCKLVFYVHRVSRDVSIGSTCLLSVFQAISISPTCSRWMGLKVKAPKYVGPSTILCWILNMMLNVMVPMHVTGKWQNNNITRKMDYDYCSAISHGKITDLLYIALMLFRDVVFVGLMLWASSFMVFILYRHKQQVQYIHTLSHTSSPGSRATQSILVLVSTFVLLCSLSSILQFCLAFFSIHKMWLVKASALIAGCFPTVSPYILMSYDSRLPTHCLPWIIAAKSSVL, encoded by the coding sequence ATGGCCCCGAGGGACCTGGCCCTAGGAATGGTCTTTCTAGTACAGACGCTGGCTGGGATTCTGGGAaattcctctcttcttctccatTATCTCATCCTTTATTTCACAGGATGCAAGTTTAGGCTTACAGATCTGATTCTCAAACACCTGACTGTAGCCAATGTCTTGGTCATTCTCTCAAAAGGAGTCCCCCAAACCATGGCAGCTTTGGGGATGAAGCATTTCCTCGATGATACTGGGTGCAAACTTGTATTCTATGTGCACAGAGTGAGCAGGGATGTATCCATtggcagcacctgcctcctgagtGTCTTCCAGGCCATCACCATCAGTCCTACCTGCTCCAGGTGGATGGGGCTTAAAGTAAAAGCTCCCAAGTATGTTGGACCCTCCACTATTCTCTGCTGGATTCTGAACATGATGCTTAATGTCATGGTACCTATGAATGTCACTGGCAAATGGCAAAACAATAATATCACAAGGAAAATGGATTATGACTACTGTTCTGCTATTTCTCATGGGAAAATCACTGACTTATTGTACATAGCACTGATGTTATTCCGTGATGTTGTGTTTGTAGGGCTCATGCTCTGGGCCAGCAGCTTCATGGTTTTCATCCTGTACAGGCACAAGCAGCAGGTGCAATACATACACGCTCTCTCCCACACATCTTCCCCAGGGTCCAGGGCCACACAAAGCATCCTTGTCCTGGTGAGCACCTTTGTACTGCTGTGCAGCCTGTCTTCCATTCTACAATTTTGTTTAGCGTTTTTCAGTATTCACAAAATGTGGCTGGTGAAAGCTTCTGCACTGATAGCCGGGTGTTTCCCAACCGTCAGCCCCTACATTCTCATGAGTTATGACTCCAGGTTACCCACACACTGCCTTCCCTGGATCATAGCCGCAAAGTCCTCTGTGCTCTGA